A DNA window from Arachis duranensis cultivar V14167 chromosome 3, aradu.V14167.gnm2.J7QH, whole genome shotgun sequence contains the following coding sequences:
- the LOC107479185 gene encoding uncharacterized protein LOC107479185 — MTIPLGRWHRENFGSIDMRIKKFEEEIKKVYDMVSNGVHDETLEARRKALVSSCKRWYIRKEVHWKQMSRSRHAKEMDKNTRYFHNLASARRRNNRIDTLMIHGRVVRNQARIKVAIRDFYKDLYQQEVSPNVGFRDGLVMQIDMEEAIEVELMPSVEEIKEAVWDCESTKAPGSDRYNMNFIKKCWEEVGQEFTGAVLDFFRSSSLPRDLNITWVALAPKFVGAKEIKDLRSISMVGCVYKVISNVLVRRMRKVMPGLVGETQSAFVKGRKFMMGH; from the coding sequence ATGACGATTCCTTTAGGCAGATGGCATAGAGAGAATTTTGGGTCTATAGACATGAGGATTAAAAAGTTTGAGGAGGAGATCAAGAAAGTATACGATATGGTCAGTAATGGAGTGCATGATGAAACCTtggaagcaagaaggaaggcACTGGTCAGCTCTTGTAAGAGGTGGTATATCAGGAAGGAGGTACATTGGAAGCAGATGTCAAGATCCAGGCATGCAAAGGAGATGGACAAAAATACTCGGTACTTTCATAATTTAGCCTCAGCTCGAAGGAGGAACAACCGGATTGATACTTTAATGATTCATGGAAGAGTAGTGAGGAATCAAGCCAGGATTAAGGTGGCTATAAGAGATTTCTACAAGGACTTGTACCAACAGGAGGTGTCACCTAACGTAGGCTTTCGGGATGGGTTAGTAATGCAGATAGATATGGAAGAGGCAATAGAAGTGGAGTTGATGCCATCTGTTGAAGAGATAAAGGAGGCAGTATGGGATTGCGAGTCAACAAAAGCACCAGGAAGTGACAGATATAATATGAATTTTATCAAGAAGTGTTGGGAAGAAGTTGGGCAGGAGTTTACTGGAGCAGTCTTGGATTTTTTTCGGTCTTCGAGTTTACCTAGAGATTTGAATATCACTTGGGTGGCGCTGGCGCCAAAGTTTGTTGGggctaaagaaataaaagaccTCAGGTCGATTAGTATGGTGGGTTGTGTGTATAAGGTCATATCTAATGTATTGGTTCGGAGAATGAGGAAGGTCATGCCAGGGTTAGTAGGAGAGACACAGAGTGCGTTTGTGAAGGGCAGGAAATTCATGATGGGGCATTAA